A single Candidatus Thorarchaeota archaeon DNA region contains:
- a CDS encoding 30S ribosomal protein S2 has protein sequence MDKYLAAGCHIGTQVKTQDMEPFVYRQRPIGLYVLDVRKTDERIRTAAKFISRTKPEKVVIVSGRVYGKRPVETFAYYIGASAFTERFVPGTFTNPSMRGPRTYIEPGLVILTDPRTDQQALEEASRIGVPVIALCDTDNVTTNVDLVIPSNNRGRKALALVYYLLTTQVLRERGDIPPDGETAFTPEDFEPQVQRV, from the coding sequence ATGGACAAGTATCTTGCAGCGGGCTGTCACATTGGAACACAAGTCAAGACACAGGACATGGAGCCATTTGTCTACAGACAGAGACCTATCGGGTTATACGTGCTTGATGTGAGGAAGACCGATGAGCGAATACGGACTGCGGCCAAGTTCATTTCGAGGACGAAACCCGAGAAGGTAGTCATAGTCTCAGGTCGTGTATACGGAAAGCGACCCGTGGAAACCTTTGCGTACTACATTGGCGCATCCGCGTTCACGGAACGCTTTGTTCCCGGTACGTTCACCAACCCGAGTATGCGAGGACCAAGGACATACATCGAACCGGGACTCGTCATACTCACTGACCCGAGGACAGACCAACAGGCCTTGGAGGAAGCATCCCGCATTGGAGTCCCAGTCATCGCGCTCTGTGACACAGACAACGTGACAACCAATGTCGATCTGGTGATTCCCTCCAACAATCGTGGAAGAAAGGCGCTGGCACTAGTCTACTACCTGCTGACCACCCAAGTCTTGAGAGAACGTGGGGACATCCCTCCTGACGGAGAGACTGCATTTACCCCCGAGGACTTCGAACCACAGGTTCAGAGAGTCTAG
- a CDS encoding DUF126 domain-containing protein, with protein sequence MIQGRRIFKGKVTGEVLYSPSDISFYGGCDPATGVIVEKGHPLEGKSISGKVLVFPAGKGSTVGSYVLYALSKGRRAPLAIINKTTDPVVAVGCIIGEIPAVDQVDVTQFQTGQRVEVDATSGVISILS encoded by the coding sequence ATGATTCAGGGTCGCCGGATATTCAAAGGCAAAGTGACCGGAGAGGTGCTCTATAGTCCGTCCGACATCTCCTTCTACGGAGGCTGTGACCCGGCAACTGGCGTCATTGTGGAAAAGGGCCATCCGCTCGAAGGAAAGTCCATCTCGGGTAAGGTGCTGGTCTTTCCTGCCGGCAAGGGGAGTACAGTGGGCTCTTACGTCCTCTACGCGCTCAGCAAGGGTAGAAGGGCACCACTTGCAATAATCAACAAGACCACTGACCCTGTCGTGGCTGTCGGGTGCATAATCGGCGAGATTCCTGCAGTCGACCAAGTGGATGTGACACAGTTTCAGACTGGCCAGAGAGTGGAGGTGGACGCCACCAGCGGCGTCATATCCATTCTCAGCTAG
- a CDS encoding aconitase X catalytic domain-containing protein, which produces MELTREEKEMLEGKHGTAVRKSMELITSLGEIYGAQRLIPVTSVQIAGVSYHNLGEEGLQYLSDLAEDGRVRVLTTLNPAGMDMQEWKKHGISADFARDQQRVVDAFERMGVITTCTCTPYLIGNLPHYGESVAWAESSAVCFANSVIGARTNREGGPSALAAALTGRTAEYGLHLDKNRVAEVRYDVQAQLDTNDDFGLLGQVIGERTKSAVPYIVGVSRVTTDALKSFCASIATYGGVAIFHMEGITPNRTPVPDKTLTVTQDDIERARTKLDDEGADIDFISIGCPHASIGEIAHIAQMLDGHKVRKGKTVWITTARPTKELAIKMGYYDIIERAGANLVSDACCAVAPLEGRFKGLMTDSAKACFYARGKNKFKTLIRSADECIREAISG; this is translated from the coding sequence ATGGAACTGACTCGTGAAGAGAAAGAGATGCTTGAGGGCAAGCACGGGACTGCTGTCAGGAAGTCCATGGAGCTCATAACCAGTCTGGGAGAGATTTATGGTGCCCAGCGGCTTATACCTGTGACAAGTGTACAGATTGCAGGCGTGTCATATCACAATCTGGGCGAAGAGGGGCTTCAGTATCTATCTGACCTGGCCGAAGACGGACGGGTTCGAGTGCTGACCACCCTGAACCCCGCCGGGATGGACATGCAGGAGTGGAAAAAGCACGGCATCTCCGCAGACTTTGCTAGGGACCAGCAGAGGGTCGTAGATGCCTTTGAGAGAATGGGCGTGATAACTACCTGTACATGTACACCATACCTGATAGGCAACCTGCCGCACTACGGTGAGAGTGTGGCATGGGCCGAGTCCTCTGCGGTCTGCTTTGCCAACTCTGTCATTGGTGCGAGGACGAACCGAGAAGGCGGTCCCAGTGCACTTGCTGCTGCCCTGACAGGTCGCACTGCAGAGTACGGCCTTCATCTGGACAAGAACCGTGTCGCCGAAGTCAGGTACGATGTGCAGGCTCAACTGGACACGAATGACGACTTTGGTCTTCTGGGCCAGGTGATTGGCGAGCGGACGAAGAGCGCAGTCCCATACATTGTCGGTGTTTCAAGGGTGACTACAGATGCTCTGAAGTCGTTCTGCGCCTCAATAGCGACTTACGGTGGTGTTGCCATCTTCCACATGGAGGGAATCACTCCGAACAGGACCCCTGTTCCGGATAAGACCCTGACTGTGACCCAAGATGACATTGAGCGTGCCAGGACCAAGCTTGACGATGAGGGTGCAGACATCGACTTCATCAGCATTGGTTGTCCTCATGCAAGCATTGGCGAGATTGCGCACATTGCACAGATGCTTGACGGACACAAGGTCCGTAAGGGCAAGACCGTGTGGATTACCACAGCAAGACCTACAAAGGAACTGGCAATCAAAATGGGCTACTATGACATTATAGAACGAGCAGGAGCTAATCTTGTGAGCGATGCCTGCTGCGCCGTAGCGCCGCTGGAAGGACGTTTCAAGGGCCTGATGACAGACTCTGCAAAGGCATGCTTCTATGCCCGGGGCAAGAACAAGTTCAAGACGCTCATCAGAAGCGCTGACGAATGCATAAGGGAGGCAATCTCAGGATGA
- a CDS encoding UbiD family decarboxylase, protein MILEKYIEGLVKRAGIRVIKTPVSKNLEIAGILKALEPTPVLLESVKEAGFRVAGNLFCSKAQIADYFGIEIPDLIPTLSNAIEKRSPPELVKDAPCQEVVRQRVDLDELPILRHNVVDGGPYISSAVVVSSDPEYGQNLDFHRAMQIDKTRMSTRIVSGRDFHKFLQRAGELDVAYCVGNTPEVLVAAATSVETGIDELEIANALRPIRVTKAKTVDLRIPADCEFVLEGRVFLQEKHSEGPFIDLTETVDLVRQEPVFEVRKITHRKTAVWQALLPGRLEHKLLMGMPREPTIFRKIRERGVDVLDVSLTPGGASWLHVAVKIRKKNEDDGLRAIEAAFSGHSSAKHIWVYDDDIDIYDEEEREWAMATRFQADVDLLIKDREPGSSLDPSADPGTKMTTKVGFDCTKVLDSKGKGFGKAEFPKVDMSKY, encoded by the coding sequence TTGATACTAGAGAAGTACATTGAGGGGCTTGTGAAGAGAGCGGGCATCCGGGTCATCAAGACCCCGGTCTCCAAGAACCTCGAGATTGCAGGCATCCTGAAAGCACTGGAACCGACTCCAGTGCTGCTCGAGTCTGTCAAGGAAGCCGGTTTCAGAGTGGCCGGCAATCTCTTCTGTAGCAAGGCCCAGATAGCTGACTACTTCGGGATTGAGATTCCTGATCTCATTCCAACACTGTCCAATGCCATTGAGAAGCGTAGTCCCCCGGAACTCGTCAAGGACGCTCCCTGTCAAGAGGTAGTCCGACAAAGAGTAGACCTTGATGAACTCCCAATACTGAGACACAACGTCGTCGATGGTGGGCCCTACATATCCTCCGCAGTGGTTGTTTCCTCAGACCCCGAGTACGGTCAGAACCTCGACTTTCACAGGGCGATGCAGATAGACAAGACTCGGATGTCAACACGGATTGTGAGCGGACGGGACTTCCACAAGTTCCTGCAGAGGGCCGGTGAGCTCGACGTGGCATACTGTGTGGGCAACACCCCCGAAGTGCTGGTTGCCGCAGCTACATCGGTGGAGACCGGGATTGACGAGCTGGAGATTGCAAATGCACTCAGACCAATCCGAGTCACAAAGGCCAAGACCGTCGACCTCCGAATCCCTGCAGACTGCGAGTTTGTACTTGAAGGTCGAGTCTTTCTACAGGAGAAGCACTCCGAAGGACCGTTCATAGACCTCACAGAGACTGTAGACTTGGTCCGGCAGGAGCCCGTCTTCGAGGTGCGCAAGATAACTCACAGAAAGACTGCTGTCTGGCAGGCGCTGCTGCCCGGTCGCCTTGAACACAAGCTTCTGATGGGCATGCCACGCGAACCAACCATCTTCCGGAAGATTCGGGAACGGGGTGTTGATGTGCTCGATGTGAGTCTTACTCCGGGCGGAGCGAGCTGGCTCCATGTCGCCGTCAAGATTCGCAAGAAGAACGAAGATGACGGTCTCAGAGCGATTGAGGCCGCATTCTCAGGTCATAGCAGTGCAAAACACATCTGGGTGTATGATGATGACATAGACATCTATGATGAGGAGGAGCGCGAATGGGCCATGGCCACTCGGTTCCAGGCGGATGTGGACCTGTTGATCAAGGACCGTGAACCCGGCAGTTCGCTTGACCCCAGCGCTGATCCCGGTACTAAGATGACCACAAAGGTGGGCTTTGACTGTACAAAGGTCCTAGACAGCAAGGGAAAGGGCTTTGGCAAGGCTGAGTTTCCGAAGGTGGACATGTCCAAGTACTAA
- the mvk gene encoding mevalonate kinase: protein MSVGTGKGKTILFGEHFVVYGLPSLAAGIAAETIARVKRSSKPGWTLKDKRPAVPGYKQEKAEEQSASIDNIVKYLGIDLTRQGIDILFEGNLTCASGIGASAASCVALARALNSEFRLGLNDDQINQAAYEGEKGYHGTPSGVDNTCSTFGGLIWFKTNPNAPPTFEKLRLDRPLSLVIAATGITASTKRVVDDVKAKKEHDPSWFSNIADEYAHLVEDARHALLRLDLDRTGQLMDRNHELLQDLTVSCAELDRLVAVARENGAVGAKLTGTGRGGNMIALAPDPKSASAIGKALKKAGAAELWVTNFGT from the coding sequence ATGTCAGTTGGAACCGGAAAAGGCAAGACGATTCTTTTCGGAGAGCACTTCGTGGTCTACGGGCTTCCGTCCTTGGCGGCCGGAATCGCGGCCGAGACTATCGCCCGAGTGAAGAGATCCTCGAAACCCGGCTGGACACTCAAGGACAAGCGGCCCGCAGTACCAGGTTACAAGCAAGAGAAGGCTGAAGAACAGAGCGCCTCGATTGACAACATCGTCAAGTACCTAGGGATTGACCTGACAAGGCAGGGAATCGATATTCTGTTCGAGGGGAACCTGACATGCGCATCTGGAATCGGTGCCAGTGCAGCCAGCTGTGTGGCTCTAGCTCGTGCTCTGAACTCCGAGTTCAGACTGGGCCTCAATGACGACCAGATAAACCAAGCCGCATATGAGGGAGAAAAGGGATACCATGGCACTCCTTCCGGCGTGGACAACACATGCTCGACATTTGGCGGTCTCATCTGGTTCAAGACCAATCCAAATGCCCCTCCGACTTTCGAAAAGCTGCGACTCGATCGTCCTCTGAGTCTCGTAATTGCTGCCACCGGAATAACCGCCAGCACGAAGAGGGTAGTCGATGATGTGAAGGCCAAGAAAGAACACGACCCCTCTTGGTTCAGCAACATTGCCGACGAGTACGCTCACCTCGTTGAGGACGCCAGACACGCCCTTCTGAGACTTGACCTGGATCGAACCGGTCAACTAATGGACCGGAACCACGAACTGCTTCAGGACTTGACCGTGTCGTGTGCAGAACTGGATAGGCTCGTTGCAGTTGCCCGTGAAAACGGTGCTGTCGGCGCAAAGCTCACCGGCACCGGACGAGGTGGCAACATGATAGCGCTGGCTCCAGACCCCAAGTCAGCAAGTGCAATCGGTAAGGCGTTGAAGAAGGCGGGTGCCGCCGAGCTTTGGGTCACTAACTTTGGTACGTGA
- a CDS encoding DNA cytosine methyltransferase, giving the protein MSQQNPSELRVVDLFCGAGGFSTGFAGLGEHTAHLAFDNDSQFMDTYRRNFPHARAVLYDISELHSTQIEHILGGRPDILIASPPCEEFSLANPRSEHSAAERIYGDGSARLVLDTIRLIGDLRPKVFVVENVAALVMSGGREIVQWEFERVGIGDVKFNMIYAHRHGVPSRRARVFISNLELRLPQRKPPTVMEAIGDLPPLGLDALLDPGRCVANHQLKPLTEEDLKRIRRTRSGRGAKYFTTGGRSLPNWVRLKPDSVASSVIGLSRYVHPFENRLLSVREHARLMSYHDSFVFLGPIESQYNQVGESVPPLLSRLIAQEVISQVEW; this is encoded by the coding sequence TTGTCACAACAGAATCCCAGTGAGTTGAGAGTGGTGGACCTGTTCTGTGGTGCAGGAGGGTTCTCGACGGGCTTCGCAGGTCTGGGTGAGCACACCGCTCATCTTGCGTTCGACAACGATTCCCAGTTTATGGACACATACAGACGGAACTTCCCTCACGCTCGGGCTGTGCTTTACGACATCAGTGAACTACACTCCACTCAGATAGAGCACATTCTGGGAGGCAGACCAGACATCCTGATTGCATCGCCGCCATGCGAGGAGTTCAGTCTGGCAAATCCGCGTAGTGAACACTCAGCAGCAGAGAGAATCTACGGAGATGGCAGCGCAAGATTAGTACTGGACACCATTCGTCTCATTGGGGACCTGAGGCCCAAGGTTTTTGTTGTTGAGAACGTCGCAGCACTCGTGATGTCGGGAGGAAGGGAGATTGTGCAGTGGGAGTTTGAGCGAGTCGGCATCGGTGATGTGAAGTTCAACATGATATACGCGCACCGTCATGGCGTGCCATCAAGACGCGCACGGGTGTTCATCAGCAATCTCGAACTCAGACTGCCTCAGAGAAAGCCACCCACTGTAATGGAAGCCATAGGTGACCTCCCACCTCTTGGCCTTGATGCACTGTTGGACCCAGGTAGATGTGTGGCCAATCACCAGCTGAAGCCGTTGACAGAGGAGGACCTGAAGAGGATTCGGAGGACCCGCTCGGGACGAGGAGCCAAGTACTTCACGACCGGCGGACGCAGTCTGCCCAACTGGGTCAGGTTGAAACCAGACTCGGTTGCTTCATCGGTCATTGGACTCTCTAGGTATGTTCATCCATTTGAGAACCGGCTTCTATCTGTGCGCGAACACGCAAGACTCATGAGCTACCATGACAGCTTCGTGTTCTTAGGACCGATAGAGAGTCAATACAATCAGGTCGGCGAGAGCGTACCACCACTGCTGTCCAGACTGATTGCGCAGGAGGTCATATCACAAGTTGAATGGTGA
- a CDS encoding exonuclease, whose amino-acid sequence MNGEPNNVFVVLHSVHSVYRVVETAQVVYGLGFPTLAISKAEGSAAQTGIPEANRLALKMKRSFMVLPDLPDVIEALGVDRPLMITSPMLTKERVDFNTLAQEVKSGQRVMIALCGTSSSFSRKEMDLGECRSLDAVVDIGPVGSAAVILYNVRSRLGEG is encoded by the coding sequence TTGAATGGTGAGCCAAACAATGTCTTCGTGGTCTTGCACAGCGTACACTCTGTCTACCGGGTCGTTGAGACCGCCCAAGTCGTCTACGGACTCGGCTTTCCGACGCTGGCCATCTCAAAGGCAGAGGGCTCAGCGGCACAGACGGGGATTCCTGAAGCCAACAGACTGGCCTTGAAAATGAAGCGTAGTTTCATGGTGTTGCCTGATCTCCCAGACGTGATTGAGGCACTCGGTGTGGATAGGCCTCTGATGATAACCTCTCCAATGCTGACCAAGGAGCGGGTGGACTTCAACACTCTTGCGCAAGAGGTGAAGAGCGGTCAAAGAGTGATGATAGCGCTGTGTGGGACGAGCAGTTCGTTCTCGAGGAAAGAGATGGACCTTGGAGAGTGTCGCAGCCTGGATGCGGTCGTGGACATAGGTCCGGTCGGTTCAGCAGCCGTCATTCTCTACAACGTGCGTAGCAGGTTGGGAGAAGGATAG
- a CDS encoding DUF4968 domain-containing protein, which translates to MQKSTSVSQPLKGCVLSSHLGDVTSFSVEKSSVELLCSHGRVRVSFLSPSLVRVQVAHGDRVYRDHESFSRVPFSEEVSVTVVDESDSISVQTEGVNVRAQKTPFALGVSDPSGDLLLQTLPRGPLMDGDGFLCQFVMPDDARFYGLGEKTGGLDKRGRRYEMWNTDNAYSTIDADPIYQSNPFLIILSKGKACGVFLDNSYRTSFDLGSNSDDSFTIGASGGPFDLYVIAGPSMADVVERYASITGRPRFPPRWALGYQQSRWMTYESERDLLDIAEQFRTRRIPCDTIVLDIEYMNEYRLFTWNPVVFPDPSAFVRKLAKKGFRVMTIIDPGVKVDDSYDMYREGVSKGYFLRRRDGQFYVGIVWPGETVFPDFSRAEVREWFGSKYAGLASCGVSNSSWIDMNEPSNCIYDGLKEEYSMDSVVDSEGRPWEPRLRNVYGLLMANAVFDGLKATHPGQRPFVLTRSGFSGYQRYAATWTGDIHSTWEHLRMSIPMLLNLGLSAVPFCGADVGGFMGDVTPELLARWYQVGCFYPFFRNHSNMNTARQEPWAFGKEIESVSREYVSLRYRLLRYLYSLARHASRTGHPIMRPMAFEFQDDARAQGIEDQFMVGPALLVAPVLEQGSVSRTVYLPAGKWFDFWTDESFEGPREIVVDAPLELLPVYVRGGSVVPMGTVTENTDKNQGDLILAVYPQGCGKFEFYEDDGVSQDGPSATVLFSTESSERSLLLTVGQRKGDWKPPRRKLVFEVRGIVRRPSTVCLDGQEITLSVLRVNDVGSRLRIVTADNGQERRLEMVL; encoded by the coding sequence ATGCAGAAAAGTACATCGGTTTCGCAACCCCTCAAGGGATGCGTCTTGTCAAGTCATCTGGGTGATGTGACTTCCTTTTCGGTTGAGAAGTCCAGTGTCGAGTTGCTCTGTTCACACGGCAGAGTGAGGGTGTCCTTCCTCAGCCCCAGCCTAGTACGAGTACAGGTTGCACATGGGGACCGTGTCTACAGAGACCACGAGTCTTTCTCACGTGTTCCGTTCTCTGAAGAAGTCTCTGTGACGGTGGTGGATGAATCAGATTCTATCTCTGTCCAGACTGAGGGGGTCAACGTACGGGCGCAGAAGACGCCATTTGCACTCGGTGTGAGTGACCCCTCCGGGGACCTCCTCCTTCAGACCTTACCCCGCGGTCCTCTAATGGACGGAGACGGGTTCTTGTGCCAGTTCGTGATGCCTGATGATGCACGATTCTATGGGCTTGGGGAAAAGACCGGGGGCCTCGACAAGAGAGGTCGGAGGTATGAGATGTGGAACACCGACAACGCGTACAGCACAATCGACGCAGACCCCATCTATCAGAGCAATCCCTTCCTGATCATTCTCAGTAAGGGTAAGGCATGTGGTGTGTTCCTTGACAATAGCTATCGTACTTCCTTCGACCTTGGGTCCAACTCAGACGACTCTTTCACCATAGGTGCATCAGGTGGTCCATTTGACCTCTACGTGATTGCAGGCCCCTCGATGGCCGATGTGGTTGAGCGCTACGCATCAATCACTGGTAGGCCTCGCTTCCCACCAAGGTGGGCACTGGGCTATCAGCAGTCCCGATGGATGACCTATGAGAGTGAACGAGACCTCCTCGACATAGCCGAGCAGTTTCGAACGCGACGCATCCCCTGTGATACCATCGTGCTTGACATCGAGTACATGAACGAGTACCGGCTCTTCACATGGAATCCTGTCGTGTTTCCAGATCCAAGTGCATTTGTTCGAAAGCTGGCCAAGAAGGGCTTCCGTGTGATGACGATCATCGATCCTGGCGTGAAGGTCGACGACAGCTATGACATGTATAGAGAGGGCGTATCAAAGGGCTACTTCCTGAGGCGACGTGACGGCCAGTTCTATGTGGGTATCGTCTGGCCCGGTGAGACCGTGTTCCCTGACTTCTCCCGTGCTGAGGTCCGTGAGTGGTTTGGCTCCAAATATGCTGGACTTGCGTCCTGTGGGGTCAGTAACAGCAGCTGGATTGACATGAACGAACCAAGCAACTGCATATACGATGGCCTCAAGGAGGAGTACTCCATGGATTCTGTGGTTGACTCTGAAGGGCGCCCTTGGGAACCACGCCTGAGGAATGTCTACGGGCTCTTGATGGCCAATGCGGTCTTTGACGGGTTGAAGGCGACACATCCGGGCCAACGTCCCTTTGTCTTGACGCGCTCCGGTTTCTCTGGATATCAGCGCTATGCTGCAACATGGACCGGTGACATTCACTCGACGTGGGAGCATCTCCGCATGTCTATTCCAATGCTTCTGAACCTGGGTCTCTCAGCAGTGCCCTTCTGTGGCGCTGATGTGGGGGGCTTCATGGGGGACGTGACACCGGAGCTGCTCGCACGCTGGTATCAGGTAGGATGCTTCTATCCGTTCTTCCGTAATCACTCGAACATGAACACTGCGCGTCAGGAACCATGGGCATTTGGCAAGGAGATAGAGTCTGTGTCACGAGAGTATGTGTCTCTCCGGTATAGACTGCTCCGCTACCTCTACTCCTTGGCTAGGCATGCCAGTCGGACAGGTCACCCCATAATGCGACCCATGGCGTTTGAGTTTCAGGATGATGCAAGAGCCCAGGGAATCGAAGATCAGTTCATGGTGGGTCCTGCGTTGCTTGTGGCTCCGGTCCTAGAGCAGGGCTCAGTGTCCCGCACCGTCTACCTTCCTGCAGGCAAATGGTTTGACTTCTGGACCGACGAGTCCTTTGAGGGACCAAGAGAGATTGTTGTGGATGCGCCCCTCGAGTTATTGCCGGTCTACGTCAGAGGAGGGTCTGTTGTGCCTATGGGAACGGTCACCGAGAACACAGATAAGAACCAAGGCGACCTCATACTTGCAGTCTATCCCCAGGGATGTGGCAAGTTCGAGTTCTATGAGGATGACGGGGTCTCTCAGGATGGCCCCTCCGCAACTGTGTTATTCAGCACAGAGTCTTCCGAGAGGTCGCTCCTGTTGACTGTGGGACAACGCAAGGGCGACTGGAAACCCCCGAGACGGAAACTGGTGTTTGAGGTCCGTGGGATTGTCAGAAGGCCGTCAACTGTGTGCTTGGACGGGCAGGAGATCACACTCAGCGTCCTGCGGGTGAATGATGTGGGTAGCAGACTCAGAATAGTGACGGCCGATAACGGTCAAGAGCGTCGCTTGGAGATGGTGTTGTGA
- the fhcD gene encoding formylmethanofuran--tetrahydromethanopterin N-formyltransferase, producing the protein MRVNGVRIEDTFAECFTMHMNRTLITAYSEAWARVTAQEATGFATSVIMSPAEAGIESVVPPKDTPDGRPGVRVVFATASKKDLESQLVARIGQCVLPSPTACAYDETPDSVEEYPIGKTLSFFGDGYQVKKGPIDGRTLWLVPRMSGTFVVENDFGRTKGVAGGNIIYFCRDIESGMTSGMAAVKAIECVEGAYTPFPGGLVGAGSKPFSRYSTLRASTNERFCPTLRAVVPDTLVPEGSDFVMEIVINGLNLRCVAEAMRVAVQTVCNHPGILGVTAGNYDGKLGQYKVALHELGP; encoded by the coding sequence ATGAGAGTCAACGGAGTACGCATCGAAGACACATTTGCAGAGTGCTTCACAATGCACATGAACCGCACGCTCATAACTGCATATAGCGAAGCTTGGGCAAGAGTCACCGCTCAAGAAGCCACGGGATTCGCGACATCCGTCATAATGTCTCCCGCAGAGGCGGGCATCGAGTCTGTAGTGCCTCCAAAGGACACCCCTGACGGTCGTCCCGGTGTGCGAGTAGTGTTCGCAACCGCCAGCAAGAAGGACCTTGAGAGTCAGCTTGTTGCACGAATCGGACAGTGCGTGCTTCCCAGCCCCACCGCTTGCGCCTACGATGAAACGCCAGACTCTGTGGAGGAGTATCCAATTGGAAAGACCCTCTCGTTCTTTGGAGACGGCTATCAGGTCAAGAAGGGCCCCATAGATGGCAGAACCCTGTGGCTAGTCCCACGGATGAGCGGTACCTTCGTTGTCGAGAACGACTTTGGCAGAACCAAGGGCGTGGCAGGCGGCAACATAATCTACTTCTGCCGCGATATCGAGTCGGGAATGACGAGCGGAATGGCCGCGGTGAAAGCAATAGAGTGTGTGGAGGGCGCATATACCCCGTTCCCCGGAGGCCTTGTGGGTGCAGGCTCCAAACCCTTCTCAAGATACAGCACACTCCGTGCATCAACCAATGAGCGGTTCTGCCCGACACTCAGGGCAGTTGTGCCAGACACGCTTGTGCCAGAAGGAAGTGACTTTGTAATGGAGATTGTGATCAATGGCCTTAATCTGAGATGTGTGGCTGAGGCCATGCGAGTGGCAGTCCAGACCGTCTGCAACCACCCCGGCATTCTTGGAGTCACTGCCGGGAACTACGATGGAAAGCTGGGTCAATACAAGGTCGCCTTGCATGAGCTGGGCCCATAG
- a CDS encoding formylmethanofuran dehydrogenase subunit C, protein MPIEAETITPASFAGQTLEKSCALEVRQGNRVLTLGDFFHLDGTVGSNPDDTEVVVIGDLRMVKRIGMGMDGGRMTVIGDAGMYLGAEMRSGRILVKGSVDAWAGAEMSGGNIQIEGDAGDYLCAGYPGSKHGMRGGRVFVSGNAGAEMASHMHRGFIAVKGHVGDHAAARMSGGTIMIGGAVGQRLGLGATRGMVLVMGRAEAMLPTYRFGGVSAREFVFYYVRYLKSRRPDHILNELGPDERWVKYMGDLAEGQPGMEVYLRASLNMHLVPSGWP, encoded by the coding sequence ATGCCCATTGAGGCAGAAACAATCACCCCGGCGAGTTTTGCGGGCCAGACTCTGGAGAAGTCCTGCGCACTTGAAGTGAGACAGGGCAACAGAGTCCTAACGCTGGGAGATTTCTTCCATCTGGACGGGACAGTGGGCTCCAACCCAGATGATACAGAGGTCGTCGTGATTGGCGACCTGAGGATGGTGAAGCGGATTGGAATGGGTATGGACGGCGGGAGGATGACTGTCATTGGAGATGCAGGAATGTATCTGGGGGCAGAGATGAGGTCCGGACGGATACTTGTGAAGGGCTCTGTTGACGCGTGGGCAGGTGCAGAGATGAGTGGTGGTAACATCCAGATTGAGGGAGATGCAGGGGACTACCTGTGCGCGGGGTACCCGGGGAGCAAGCACGGGATGAGAGGGGGCCGCGTATTCGTGTCAGGCAATGCAGGTGCAGAGATGGCATCACATATGCACAGGGGGTTCATAGCGGTGAAGGGGCATGTGGGAGACCATGCTGCTGCAAGGATGAGTGGTGGGACGATAATGATAGGTGGGGCTGTAGGTCAGAGGCTCGGACTGGGAGCAACAAGGGGCATGGTGCTTGTAATGGGCAGAGCTGAAGCGATGCTGCCCACATACAGGTTTGGCGGGGTCTCTGCGCGAGAGTTCGTGTTCTACTATGTCCGATACCTCAAGTCAAGACGACCCGACCACATCCTCAACGAACTCGGTCCTGATGAGAGGTGGGTGAAATACATGGGAGACCTTGCAGAGGGACAACCGGGCATGGAGGTCTACTTGCGCGCATCATTGAATATGCATCTTGTGCCGTCGGGGTGGCCATGA